In the Pseudodesulfovibrio senegalensis genome, one interval contains:
- a CDS encoding RodZ domain-containing protein: MDFKEVGNIFKDERERRGLSIKEVMEVTKISRRNLLAIEDGNKDELPHPVYAKGFIRSYARFLGLDADELAQVFDVTESVEADALDATDYEVNPRADLAFQDVERRPGNRKNSMFSVAIIIALLALLGGLVYYFGFYQKTAITEQSEAVISSESVVAESAEQPNEDISAERAGATGDVVAAAPDSSDEQSDADSVADKEQKNNSEAVQTASVAAGQSAGGGTLSENTGNNDEFVSGESDVDDADAVKYAHVLVIRATTKQGCWVGVWKSEGNDMARDFFLRNGEPLRLKFNSFRRIRIGNVPGVVVQYNGEEYPLDPGKGKTQDLRFGKL, translated from the coding sequence ATGGATTTCAAGGAAGTTGGAAATATATTCAAGGATGAGCGCGAGCGCCGCGGCCTGAGCATCAAGGAGGTGATGGAAGTCACCAAGATCAGTCGCCGCAACCTGCTTGCCATTGAGGATGGAAACAAGGACGAATTGCCCCATCCCGTGTATGCCAAGGGCTTCATTCGGAGCTATGCCCGTTTTTTGGGGTTGGATGCCGATGAATTGGCCCAGGTCTTCGATGTAACGGAGTCGGTGGAAGCCGATGCGTTGGATGCGACGGATTACGAGGTGAATCCGCGTGCTGATCTGGCGTTTCAGGATGTGGAAAGAAGGCCGGGAAATCGCAAGAATTCGATGTTTTCCGTCGCGATCATCATTGCCTTGCTGGCATTGCTGGGGGGACTGGTGTATTACTTTGGTTTTTATCAGAAAACAGCCATTACCGAGCAATCAGAAGCAGTGATTTCCTCTGAAAGTGTTGTGGCGGAATCGGCAGAGCAGCCGAACGAAGACATATCTGCTGAAAGGGCCGGGGCGACCGGAGATGTGGTTGCAGCAGCACCTGATAGCTCGGACGAACAAAGTGACGCTGACAGTGTTGCGGATAAGGAACAGAAGAATAATTCGGAGGCCGTGCAAACGGCCTCTGTTGCTGCAGGGCAAAGTGCTGGAGGAGGAACGCTTTCCGAAAACACCGGCAACAATGACGAGTTCGTTTCCGGCGAAAGCGATGTCGATGACGCTGATGCTGTTAAATATGCTCATGTTCTCGTTATACGCGCCACAACTAAGCAGGGATGTTGGGTTGGTGTGTGGAAGAGCGAGGGTAACGATATGGCAAGGGATTTCTTCTTGCGCAATGGAGAGCCGCTTCGTTTGAAGTTTAATAGTTTTCGCCGTATTCGCATCGGCAATGTCCCTGGCGTAGTTGTTCAATACAATGGCGAAGAGTATCCGCTTGACCCCGGGAAGGGTAAAACCCAGGATTTGCGTTTCGGAAAATTGTAA